A genomic window from Vagococcus sp. CY52-2 includes:
- a CDS encoding GNAT family N-acetyltransferase, with translation MSLIIQKIKTITTQHFSLLKQADPDEDMINSYIYRAFLFECLYNNKIVGVLVLNQNKGNALEILNISVLEEYQHQGIGSSLLVFTENFAKENHYSTLEVCTGSTSIWQLYFYQKHGFRITDIQIDYFLKNYSEPIFEHGIQLKDQLRLKKVV, from the coding sequence ATGTCACTTATTATTCAAAAAATCAAAACGATTACAACACAGCATTTCTCTTTATTAAAACAAGCAGATCCAGATGAGGATATGATTAATTCATATATTTATCGTGCTTTTTTGTTCGAATGCCTTTATAATAATAAAATTGTAGGTGTTCTAGTATTAAATCAGAATAAAGGGAACGCATTAGAAATTTTAAATATTTCTGTCCTTGAAGAATATCAACATCAAGGCATCGGGTCTTCTCTCTTAGTTTTTACTGAAAATTTTGCAAAAGAAAACCATTACTCTACACTTGAAGTTTGTACAGGTTCTACAAGTATCTGGCAACTTTATTTTTATCAAAAACACGGCTTTCGCATAACAGACATCCAGATTGACTACTTTCTCAAAAACTATTCTGAACCTATTTTTGAGCATGGTATTCAATTAAAAGACCAACTACGTCTTAAGAAAGTGGTTTAA
- a CDS encoding diacylglycerol kinase family protein encodes MKKLILHLLVNQHAGSGKGAKQYKEVQKQLIAKNIPFKTYFTEYAGHEKEIVQELLNGILTPYKQDEPFENLLVVLGGDGTLHEVVNALKHEPTIPIGYLPSGSGNDFARGVGISRKINAALTHLLDVNEPKPISLMEAMDVDSNDTRLILNNVGVGIDAKIVATANHSKAKSLLNQMKLGSLSYVSAALSSLFKQPSFPLIIETTTEKKEFESAFLCTTTNHPYFGGGVAIDPTASAYTDDVHLIIVEKIFPLSLAWLIIKLFFKQHLTSPHLHRFVDSELTLTCPLAQVGQADGEELGERDFKLHFKTTQHLFWM; translated from the coding sequence ATGAAAAAATTAATCTTACATTTATTAGTTAATCAACATGCTGGTTCTGGAAAAGGAGCTAAACAATATAAAGAAGTTCAAAAACAATTGATAGCAAAAAACATTCCATTTAAAACCTATTTTACTGAATATGCTGGTCATGAAAAAGAGATTGTCCAAGAACTATTAAACGGTATTCTTACCCCTTATAAACAAGATGAACCATTTGAAAATTTATTAGTCGTATTAGGTGGTGATGGTACTTTACATGAAGTTGTCAATGCTTTAAAACACGAGCCGACTATTCCTATTGGCTACCTCCCAAGTGGTTCTGGAAATGATTTTGCTCGGGGGGTCGGCATTTCAAGAAAAATAAATGCGGCCTTAACACACTTGTTAGATGTAAACGAACCAAAACCAATTAGTTTAATGGAGGCAATGGATGTTGACTCAAATGATACTCGTCTTATTTTAAACAATGTTGGTGTAGGGATTGATGCGAAAATTGTGGCAACCGCCAATCATTCAAAGGCTAAATCATTATTAAATCAGATGAAATTAGGCTCTCTATCGTATGTTAGTGCGGCTCTATCTTCCCTGTTTAAGCAACCTTCTTTTCCCTTAATTATTGAAACAACCACAGAAAAAAAAGAATTTGAAAGTGCCTTTTTATGTACCACTACTAATCATCCTTATTTTGGTGGAGGAGTTGCGATTGATCCGACCGCTTCAGCTTATACAGATGACGTTCACTTAATTATTGTTGAAAAAATTTTCCCTTTATCTTTAGCTTGGTTAATTATAAAATTATTTTTTAAACAACATTTAACCTCCCCACATCTACATCGCTTTGTCGATTCAGAATTGACACTAACCTGTCCTCTTGCACAAGTGGGACAAGCAGATGGTGAAGAACTAGGAGAAAGAGACTTTAAACTACACTTTAAAACCACTCAACATTTATTTTGGATGTAA
- a CDS encoding ATP-dependent RecD-like DNA helicase: MEEMPKTPFLKGVVEAIFFENATNFYKVMLVKVKETNTTYDGDEIVVTGTFGQIQEGELYCFYGEIVNHPRYGEQLKVERYEQDKPTSTEGLINYLSSSKFPGIGKKTAQTIVELLGETAIDDILDNPDLLDQVAGLNQKKKETLVSSLKENYGMEQIVVGLNRYGFGNQLAFTIYQYYKGDTLNIIEENPYQLVEDIEGVGFKKADMLAERIGISATSSERIRAALVHELYQGCLNAGDTYMEAKQLLSASIQVLENSRPVEIDPQLVADEVIRLAEEGVIIQEGTRLFEKSLYFSEVGTAASIKRLLEKKKKLPYKEKEIDATIKMIEKQNGIKYGNSQKEALKEAIMSHFFILTGGPGTGKTTVINGLVSLYAELNGFSLNLEDYTQKIFPILLAAPTGRAAKRMNDMTGLPASTIHRLLGLTGREKEGVEEARELEGGLLIVDELSMVDTWLVNTLLKSVPNNMQVIFVGDKDQLPSVGPGQVLTDLLRVEEIPKKELVDIYRQDDGSSIISLAHHIKNGKVPNDLTENKKDRSFIQCHVSQIESVVEQVVSRAKDKGFSNQEVQVLAPMYRGKAGIDQLNIMMQQILNSNDTGERKEVKWLDKLYRIGDKVLHLVNSPEVNVFNGDMGEIVGITYGKDTDDKVDEMTILFDETEVVYKRNEWQKITLAYACSIHKSQGSEFQMVILPLVNQYGRMLQRKLLYTAVTRSRDFLILLGEPDAFVRAIESQTLERQTTLVERLVESDELLVKRAKEEENYLDEKEQEVKETLHHKVEEKLEQLPKKSNVKEVSLFEKVDEETPKPYVLTLDNYLTIDPMIGMSDQTPHDFEIKK, encoded by the coding sequence ATGGAAGAGATGCCAAAGACGCCTTTTCTAAAGGGAGTGGTTGAAGCAATTTTTTTTGAAAATGCCACAAATTTTTATAAGGTCATGTTGGTAAAAGTAAAAGAGACTAACACAACTTATGATGGTGATGAGATTGTTGTCACTGGAACATTTGGTCAGATTCAAGAGGGAGAACTGTATTGTTTTTATGGAGAAATCGTTAATCATCCAAGGTATGGAGAACAATTAAAAGTAGAACGATATGAACAAGATAAACCAACCTCAACAGAAGGATTGATAAACTATTTATCAAGTAGTAAGTTTCCTGGGATAGGGAAAAAAACGGCTCAGACAATTGTTGAGTTGCTTGGTGAAACGGCTATAGATGACATCTTAGATAATCCAGATTTACTTGATCAAGTTGCAGGACTTAATCAAAAAAAGAAAGAAACACTGGTGTCTTCTTTAAAAGAAAATTACGGCATGGAACAAATTGTTGTCGGCTTAAATCGTTATGGTTTTGGAAACCAGCTAGCTTTTACTATTTATCAATATTATAAAGGTGATACGTTAAATATTATCGAAGAGAATCCATATCAGTTGGTGGAAGATATTGAGGGAGTAGGGTTTAAAAAAGCTGATATGTTAGCAGAACGAATTGGAATTTCTGCTACTTCTTCAGAACGTATTCGAGCAGCATTGGTTCATGAGTTGTATCAAGGTTGCTTGAATGCTGGTGATACTTACATGGAAGCAAAGCAATTATTATCAGCTTCGATTCAGGTGTTAGAAAATAGTCGACCTGTTGAAATTGATCCACAATTAGTAGCAGATGAAGTAATTCGTCTAGCTGAAGAAGGTGTGATTATTCAAGAGGGAACTCGTTTGTTTGAAAAATCGTTGTATTTTTCTGAGGTTGGTACGGCTGCGTCTATCAAACGATTACTTGAAAAAAAGAAAAAGTTACCTTATAAAGAAAAAGAAATTGATGCCACGATTAAAATGATTGAAAAGCAAAATGGCATCAAGTATGGTAATAGTCAAAAAGAAGCATTGAAAGAAGCCATCATGTCCCATTTTTTTATTTTAACAGGAGGACCTGGTACAGGTAAAACAACCGTAATTAATGGTTTGGTGTCTTTATATGCAGAATTAAATGGCTTTTCTCTAAATTTGGAGGATTACACGCAAAAGATATTTCCAATTCTTTTGGCCGCACCAACTGGTCGAGCAGCTAAACGGATGAATGACATGACGGGGCTTCCAGCTAGTACCATTCACCGCTTATTAGGTCTGACAGGTCGAGAAAAAGAAGGCGTAGAAGAGGCTAGAGAACTTGAAGGTGGACTTTTGATAGTTGATGAGTTGTCAATGGTTGATACATGGTTAGTTAATACTTTATTAAAATCTGTGCCAAATAATATGCAAGTTATTTTTGTAGGGGATAAGGATCAGTTGCCTTCAGTTGGACCAGGTCAAGTATTAACAGATTTATTAAGAGTAGAAGAAATACCCAAAAAAGAATTAGTGGATATTTATCGACAAGATGATGGTTCTTCTATCATTTCATTAGCACATCATATCAAAAATGGTAAGGTACCAAATGATTTAACAGAAAACAAAAAAGACCGGTCGTTTATTCAATGCCATGTTAGTCAAATCGAGTCAGTTGTTGAACAAGTGGTATCACGAGCGAAAGATAAAGGTTTTTCTAATCAAGAAGTCCAAGTATTAGCGCCAATGTATCGTGGAAAAGCAGGGATTGACCAACTAAACATTATGATGCAGCAGATTTTAAATAGCAATGATACTGGCGAAAGAAAAGAAGTAAAATGGTTGGACAAGTTATATCGTATTGGTGATAAGGTACTACATCTTGTGAATAGTCCAGAGGTGAATGTTTTTAATGGTGACATGGGAGAAATTGTTGGGATTACTTATGGAAAAGATACAGATGATAAGGTCGATGAGATGACGATTTTATTTGATGAAACAGAAGTGGTTTATAAACGGAATGAATGGCAAAAAATTACATTAGCTTATGCGTGTTCGATTCATAAATCACAAGGTAGCGAGTTTCAAATGGTGATTTTACCATTAGTGAATCAATATGGTCGAATGCTTCAAAGAAAACTCCTTTATACAGCTGTGACAAGAAGCCGAGATTTTTTGATTTTACTTGGTGAACCTGATGCTTTTGTCAGAGCAATTGAAAGTCAGACATTAGAGCGACAAACAACTTTAGTGGAACGACTTGTTGAAAGCGATGAGTTATTAGTTAAACGAGCTAAAGAGGAAGAAAATTATTTAGATGAAAAAGAGCAAGAAGTTAAAGAAACTCTACATCATAAAGTAGAAGAAAAACTTGAACAGTTACCAAAAAAATCAAACGTTAAAGAAGTGTCTTTGTTTGAAAAAGTAGATGAAGAGACTCCTAAACCATATGTTTTAACACTAGATAATTATCTTACCATTGATCCAATGATTGGAATGAGTGACCAAACTCCTCACGATTTTGAAATAAAAAAATAA
- a CDS encoding histidine phosphatase family protein yields MKLYFVRHGKTEWNLDDRLQGVKDSPLLPQSYEDMKKCGQALKEIPFKAVYTSPIKRAKETAEGIVSQFGYDVPMYERPGFVELSFGDLEGEKFLTAKETFPNEMFYLRNHPDKYDPSAFNGENYDSMIKRSTTVVKEAIEDNETGPLLFVGHGAMLIACMRTLLGVPIERIREVEGMLDNNSVTVLSFNDGEFTLDDWNNTDFLS; encoded by the coding sequence ATGAAATTATATTTTGTCCGTCACGGAAAAACAGAATGGAATTTAGACGATCGGTTACAAGGAGTGAAAGACTCTCCTTTATTACCACAAAGTTATGAAGACATGAAAAAATGTGGTCAAGCGTTAAAAGAGATTCCGTTTAAAGCAGTGTATACAAGTCCTATTAAACGAGCAAAAGAAACGGCTGAGGGCATTGTGTCACAATTTGGCTATGATGTCCCTATGTATGAAAGACCAGGCTTTGTAGAGCTTAGTTTTGGCGATTTAGAAGGAGAAAAGTTTTTAACAGCAAAGGAAACGTTTCCTAATGAGATGTTTTATTTGAGAAATCACCCAGATAAGTATGATCCATCCGCTTTTAATGGAGAAAATTATGACTCGATGATTAAAAGAAGCACGACTGTTGTAAAAGAAGCAATAGAAGACAATGAAACAGGGCCATTGTTGTTTGTTGGGCATGGTGCCATGTTAATTGCCTGTATGCGGACGCTTTTAGGTGTACCAATTGAACGTATTCGTGAAGTTGAGGGAATGTTAGATAATAATAGTGTGACAGTTTTATCATTTAATGATGGAGAATTTACTTTAGATGATTGGAACAATACAGATTTCTTATCATGA
- the trmL gene encoding tRNA (uridine(34)/cytosine(34)/5-carboxymethylaminomethyluridine(34)-2'-O)-methyltransferase TrmL — MMNHIVLFEPQIPANTGNIARTCAATNSPLHLIEPLGFSTDDKHLKRAGLDYWNDVNITYHKSLDAFLETLGDSPLHLVTKFARNTYSDVAFNDGRDHYFIFGKETTGLPETFMRDNEEKCIRIPMNDEHVRSLNLSNTVALVVYEALRQQAFPDLEAVHIYDNDKLS; from the coding sequence ATAATGAATCATATCGTATTATTTGAGCCACAAATACCGGCAAATACCGGAAATATTGCACGAACTTGTGCTGCAACAAATTCCCCATTACATTTAATTGAGCCATTAGGATTTTCAACAGATGATAAACATTTAAAACGAGCAGGGCTTGATTATTGGAATGATGTGAATATTACATATCACAAAAGCTTAGATGCTTTTTTAGAAACATTAGGTGATTCGCCACTACATTTGGTCACAAAATTTGCTAGAAATACTTATAGCGATGTGGCGTTTAATGATGGGCGTGACCATTATTTTATTTTTGGAAAAGAAACAACAGGATTACCAGAAACATTTATGAGAGACAATGAAGAAAAATGCATCCGTATTCCAATGAATGATGAACACGTTCGATCATTGAATTTATCGAATACCGTTGCGTTAGTTGTTTATGAAGCATTAAGACAACAGGCATTTCCTGATTTAGAAGCAGTCCATATCTATGACAATGATAAATTAAGCTAG
- a CDS encoding methyltransferase domain-containing protein, whose protein sequence is MLKKKKEYAIDHLKTTVGAMACPKCHSAFELLDNSLVCQNNHHFDLSKKGTIHFPLHHMESDYDHQMLEHRRNMIQKGLYQPIEKEIARIISNQGEIGLIVDMGAGEGSILERLIRNNDISGTKMGFDLSKDGMVLASDFSKEAFWFIGDVTNMPFKDESVDTLLNIFSPSHYEEMSRVLKKEGLVIKVIPEEHYLKELRELFYYDEQAKQQYSNEKVYQKFLKDMQLIEEKRITYQFVVEKEDFQDVLMMSPMHWGASIQAKEHARDNYFQKLTIDVKILVGKKY, encoded by the coding sequence ATGCTAAAAAAGAAAAAAGAGTATGCGATAGATCACTTAAAAACGACAGTGGGTGCAATGGCATGTCCCAAATGTCATAGTGCATTTGAATTATTAGATAATAGCTTAGTTTGTCAGAATAATCATCATTTTGATTTGTCGAAAAAAGGAACGATCCATTTTCCACTTCACCATATGGAAAGTGATTATGATCATCAGATGCTTGAACATCGACGCAATATGATTCAAAAGGGATTATATCAGCCAATTGAAAAGGAAATAGCCCGTATTATTTCAAATCAAGGGGAAATTGGTTTAATAGTGGATATGGGAGCTGGAGAAGGAAGTATCTTAGAGAGGCTAATCAGAAACAATGATATTTCTGGCACTAAGATGGGATTTGATTTGTCCAAGGATGGTATGGTATTAGCAAGTGACTTTTCAAAAGAGGCTTTTTGGTTCATTGGAGATGTCACAAATATGCCATTTAAAGACGAGAGTGTAGATACTTTATTAAATATTTTTTCACCTAGTCACTATGAAGAGATGAGTCGTGTTTTAAAAAAAGAAGGGCTAGTGATTAAAGTTATTCCAGAAGAACATTATTTAAAAGAATTACGTGAGCTATTTTATTATGATGAGCAAGCTAAACAACAATATAGTAATGAAAAAGTGTATCAAAAATTTTTAAAAGATATGCAGTTAATAGAAGAAAAAAGAATAACCTATCAATTTGTTGTGGAAAAAGAAGATTTTCAAGATGTTTTGATGATGTCACCAATGCATTGGGGAGCCAGTATTCAGGCAAAAGAGCATGCTCGTGATAATTATTTTCAGAAATTAACAATAGATGTGAAAATATTGGTTGGTAAAAAATATTGA
- a CDS encoding copper homeostasis protein CutC has protein sequence MIKEFCAENFTNIPNAIASGATRIELCDNLAVGGTTVSKGVLAETMAYCSEKGVPVMAIIRPRGGNFVYTDIELKIMEADILEARQLGVDGVVFGCLNEQNKIDEEAMLILLEASEGMQVTFHMAFDLMKRDDQFEAIDWLSQHGVTRILTHGGASVVPIEKHLEYLNDLISYANNRITILPGGGITYKNIDTVTSFLNVKEVHGTRIVDFHF, from the coding sequence ATGATTAAAGAATTTTGTGCTGAAAACTTTACGAATATTCCAAATGCGATTGCTTCAGGTGCAACACGCATTGAACTTTGTGACAATTTAGCTGTCGGTGGGACAACAGTTAGTAAGGGTGTCTTGGCAGAAACCATGGCCTACTGTAGTGAAAAAGGCGTTCCTGTGATGGCGATTATCAGACCTCGTGGTGGAAATTTCGTCTATACTGACATTGAATTAAAAATTATGGAAGCAGATATTTTAGAAGCAAGACAACTTGGTGTTGATGGGGTAGTATTTGGTTGTCTAAATGAACAAAATAAAATCGATGAAGAGGCTATGTTAATCTTATTAGAAGCTTCTGAAGGTATGCAAGTCACCTTTCATATGGCGTTTGACTTAATGAAGCGTGATGACCAATTTGAAGCCATTGACTGGTTAAGCCAACATGGCGTTACTCGGATTTTAACTCATGGTGGAGCAAGTGTCGTACCAATTGAAAAACATTTAGAATACCTTAATGATTTAATTTCCTACGCTAATAACCGAATTACAATTCTACCTGGTGGTGGAATTACTTATAAGAATATTGATACAGTGACTTCCTTTTTAAATGTAAAAGAGGTACACGGAACTCGAATTGTTGATTTTCATTTTTAA